From Andrena cerasifolii isolate SP2316 chromosome 12, iyAndCera1_principal, whole genome shotgun sequence, a single genomic window includes:
- the Unk gene encoding RING finger protein unk isoform X5, with protein sequence MKSDSKPLLTAQAEKANHYTYLKEFRVEQCPLFIQRKCTQHRPFTCFNWHFMNQRRRRPVRKRDRTFNYSADNYCTKYDETTGICPDGDECPFLHRTAGDTERRYHLRYYKTCMCVHDTDARGFCVKNGPHCAFAHGNHDLRPPVYDIKEIQALENPDSDPNSSSNGPNILDKERNLMNEDPKWQDTNYVLSNYKTEPCKRPPRLCRQGYACPQYHNSKDKRRSPRKYKYRHFRSTPCPNVKHGEEWGEPGNCEQGDACTYCHTRTEQQFHPEIYKSTKCNDVQQAGYCPRGVFCAFAHVDRECTLINQMSLARDMAVPIDCGTNLADILSNALPPDKRSHEKDKPLSDSSNGSGEVSESASTSSVGSNSSHNKAPGAQLHNSNSNTTVNTSNQQKLTSILYNAGSLLQVGEIRKQMVAIDSDPLLTKAEKAQQKQSLYIAYSLNGTLGSHSLATTVSPLSSSFYPNDTVESVVGNALDELHLDDPLNLVESIHRDTNSPISNSISAGLASSGLLGSSAPVNIPGMAERSVLSNFSPSTSSPLQQLQSASFLTGSRFSHQDSMESTMPFMNQVSDPFSNHISQLSSSASKLSGFNSSLFDFTNQGMSPSRTQPLPASPLVNAFSISPSNTGSLSEVQRLREELTSSRAQLATWDDRINQARAACAAWQLETEEATSRARIAEQQRDEALLKVKALTAENEASSGGPYLHALRRISELRSLSIAALKTIQSQLRSDLEEVEKVLYRETATKCMVCEEQNRTVTLSPCNHYVVCSTCAPNQRECPYCQTPVVSTS encoded by the exons ATGAAGTCCGACTCTAAACCTTTGTTGACAGCTCAGGCGGAAAAGGCGAATCATTACAC ATACTTGAAGGAATTTCGCGTCGAACAATGTCCCCTCTTTATACAGCGCAAATGCACACAGCACCGACCCTTCACGTGCTTCAACTGGCACTTTATGAACCAGCGGAGGCGCAGACCGGTGAGAAAGAGGGACCGCACCTTCAACTATAGCGCCGATAATTATTGCACCAAGTACGACGAGACCACCGGCATATGTCCAGATGGAGACGA GTGTCCATTCCTTCATCGCACTGCCGGAGACACAGAAAGACGTTACCACCTACGTTATTACAAAACATGCATGTGCGTCCATGATACGGATGCACGTGGATTCTGTGTTAAGAATGGACCTCACTGTGCCTTCGCGCATGGCAATCATGACCTTCGACCACCGGTCTACGACATCAAAGAAATACAGGCGCTGGAGAACCCCGATTCGGATCCGAACTCGTCGTCGAATGGGCCGAACATACTCGACAAAGAGAGGAATCTAATGAACGAAGATCCAAAGTGGCAGGACACGAATTATGTACTCAGTAATTATAAGACGGAGCCCTGTAAACGTCCACCTAGACTTTGCCGCCAGGGCTATGCTTGTCCGCAGTATCACAATAGCAAAGACAAGAGGCGCAGTCCACGTAAATACAAATACCG TCATTTTAGATCAACGCCATGCCCCAATGTGAAACACGGAGAGGAATGGGGTGAGCCGGGTAATTGCGAGCAAGGAGATGCTTGTACATATTGCCACACACGTACCGAGCAGCAATTCCACCCTGAAATATATAAATCGACAAAGTGCAACGACGTGCAGCAGGCTGGTTATTGTCCACGCGGAGTCTTCTGTGCCTTCGCACATGTTGATCGTGAGTGTACCCTCATAAATC AAATGAGCCTGGCGAGGGACATGGCGGTACCCATAGATTGTGGCACCAATCTGGCAGATATTCTCAGCAATGCGCTTCCACCTGACAAGCGCAGTCATGAAAAGGACAAACCACTTAGTGATAGCAGT AATGGAAGTGGTGAAGTATCAGAGTCGGCGAGTACCAGCAGCGTTGGTAGCAACAGTTCACACAATAAAGCTCCCGGTGCTCAGCTTCATAACTCCAATTCCAATACCACTGTAAATACTTCCAATCAGCAGAAATTAACAAGCATACTTTACAATGCCGGTTCCCTCCTGCAGGTT GGTGAAATACGAAAGCAAATGGTTGCTATAGATAGTGATCCTCTATTAACAAAAGCTGAGAAGGCTCAACAGAAGCAAAGTCTATATATCGCTTATAGTTTGAATGGAACGCTGGGTAGCCATTCTCTAGCAACCACCGTTTCGCCGCTTTCGAGCTCATTTTATCCGAATGACACCGTGGAATCTGTAGTAG GAAATGCATTAGACGAGTTACATCTAGACGATCCTTTAAATTTAGTAGAATCAATTCATAGGGATACTAATTCACCAATTAGCAATTCGATATCAGCAGGCCTAGCGAGCTCTGGATTATTGGGAAGCTCGGCTCCAGTTAATATCCCCGGAATGGCTGAACGTTCTGTTCTATCTAATTTCTCACCATCTACATCCAGTCCGCTTCAGCAATTGCAATCAGCTAGCTTTCTTACCGGGTCCAGATTTTCTCATCAAGATTCGATGGAATCG ACAATGCCATTTATGAATCAAGTATCTGATCCATTTAGCAATCATATTTCGCAACTTAGCAGTTCAGCTTCTAAACTTAGCGGATTCAATAGTAGCTTATTTGATTTTACAAATCAAGGAATGTCTCCATCTCGTACGCAACCTCTCCCAGCATCTCCATTGGTAAATGCATTTTCCATTAGTCCGAGTAATACAGGATCTTTGTCTGAG GTGCAAAGGCTCAGAGAAGAGCTGACGTCGAGCCGCGCCCAGTTAGCGACCTGGGACGATCGAATTAATCAGGCAAGAGCAGCTTGCGCCGCGTGGCAATTAGAAACCGAAGAAGCTACAAGCAGAGCAAGAATTGCCGAACAGCAAAGGGATGAG GCCTTACTGAAAGTGAAAGCATTGACGGCCGAAAACGAGGCGTCTAGCGGTGGCCCGTATCTTCACGCTTTGAGAAGAATAAGTGAGCTCAGATCGTTATCGATAGCTgcattaaaaacaattcaatCGCAGCTACGCTCGGATCTCgaagaagtggaaaag GTGCTGTACAGAGAAACGGCAACAAAGTGCATGGTTTGTGAGGAACAAAATCGCACTGTTACCCTCTCACCCTGTAACCACTACGTGGTCTGCTCAACGTGCGCTCCAAATCAACGTGAGTGCCCGTACTGCCAGACTCCGGTTGTCTCCACAAGTTAG
- the Unk gene encoding RING finger protein unk isoform X8: MKSDSKPLLTAQAEKANHYTYLKEFRVEQCPLFIQRKCTQHRPFTCFNWHFMNQRRRRPVRKRDRTFNYSADNYCTKYDETTGICPDGDECPFLHRTAGDTERRYHLRYYKTCMCVHDTDARGFCVKNGPHCAFAHGNHDLRPPVYDIKEIQALENPDSDPNSSSNGPNILDKERNLMNEDPKWQDTNYVLSNYKTEPCKRPPRLCRQGYACPQYHNSKDKRRSPRKYKYRHFRSTPCPNVKHGEEWGEPGNCEQGDACTYCHTRTEQQFHPEIYKSTKCNDVQQAGYCPRGVFCAFAHVDQMSLARDMAVPIDCGTNLADILSNALPPDKRSHEKDKPLSDSSNGSGEVSESASTSSVGSNSSHNKAPGAQLHNSNSNTTVNTSNQQKLTSILYNAGSLLQVGEIRKQMVAIDSDPLLTKAEKAQQKQSLYIAYSLNGTLGSHSLATTVSPLSSSFYPNDTVESVVGNALDELHLDDPLNLVESIHRDTNSPISNSISAGLASSGLLGSSAPVNIPGMAERSVLSNFSPSTSSPLQQLQSASFLTGSRFSHQDSMESTMPFMNQVSDPFSNHISQLSSSASKLSGFNSSLFDFTNQGMSPSRTQPLPASPLVNAFSISPSNTGSLSEVQRLREELTSSRAQLATWDDRINQARAACAAWQLETEEATSRARIAEQQRDEALLKVKALTAENEASSGGPYLHALRRISELRSLSIAALKTIQSQLRSDLEEVEKVLYRETATKCMVCEEQNRTVTLSPCNHYVVCSTCAPNQRECPYCQTPVVSTS; this comes from the exons ATGAAGTCCGACTCTAAACCTTTGTTGACAGCTCAGGCGGAAAAGGCGAATCATTACAC ATACTTGAAGGAATTTCGCGTCGAACAATGTCCCCTCTTTATACAGCGCAAATGCACACAGCACCGACCCTTCACGTGCTTCAACTGGCACTTTATGAACCAGCGGAGGCGCAGACCGGTGAGAAAGAGGGACCGCACCTTCAACTATAGCGCCGATAATTATTGCACCAAGTACGACGAGACCACCGGCATATGTCCAGATGGAGACGA GTGTCCATTCCTTCATCGCACTGCCGGAGACACAGAAAGACGTTACCACCTACGTTATTACAAAACATGCATGTGCGTCCATGATACGGATGCACGTGGATTCTGTGTTAAGAATGGACCTCACTGTGCCTTCGCGCATGGCAATCATGACCTTCGACCACCGGTCTACGACATCAAAGAAATACAGGCGCTGGAGAACCCCGATTCGGATCCGAACTCGTCGTCGAATGGGCCGAACATACTCGACAAAGAGAGGAATCTAATGAACGAAGATCCAAAGTGGCAGGACACGAATTATGTACTCAGTAATTATAAGACGGAGCCCTGTAAACGTCCACCTAGACTTTGCCGCCAGGGCTATGCTTGTCCGCAGTATCACAATAGCAAAGACAAGAGGCGCAGTCCACGTAAATACAAATACCG TCATTTTAGATCAACGCCATGCCCCAATGTGAAACACGGAGAGGAATGGGGTGAGCCGGGTAATTGCGAGCAAGGAGATGCTTGTACATATTGCCACACACGTACCGAGCAGCAATTCCACCCTGAAATATATAAATCGACAAAGTGCAACGACGTGCAGCAGGCTGGTTATTGTCCACGCGGAGTCTTCTGTGCCTTCGCACATGTTGATC AAATGAGCCTGGCGAGGGACATGGCGGTACCCATAGATTGTGGCACCAATCTGGCAGATATTCTCAGCAATGCGCTTCCACCTGACAAGCGCAGTCATGAAAAGGACAAACCACTTAGTGATAGCAGT AATGGAAGTGGTGAAGTATCAGAGTCGGCGAGTACCAGCAGCGTTGGTAGCAACAGTTCACACAATAAAGCTCCCGGTGCTCAGCTTCATAACTCCAATTCCAATACCACTGTAAATACTTCCAATCAGCAGAAATTAACAAGCATACTTTACAATGCCGGTTCCCTCCTGCAGGTT GGTGAAATACGAAAGCAAATGGTTGCTATAGATAGTGATCCTCTATTAACAAAAGCTGAGAAGGCTCAACAGAAGCAAAGTCTATATATCGCTTATAGTTTGAATGGAACGCTGGGTAGCCATTCTCTAGCAACCACCGTTTCGCCGCTTTCGAGCTCATTTTATCCGAATGACACCGTGGAATCTGTAGTAG GAAATGCATTAGACGAGTTACATCTAGACGATCCTTTAAATTTAGTAGAATCAATTCATAGGGATACTAATTCACCAATTAGCAATTCGATATCAGCAGGCCTAGCGAGCTCTGGATTATTGGGAAGCTCGGCTCCAGTTAATATCCCCGGAATGGCTGAACGTTCTGTTCTATCTAATTTCTCACCATCTACATCCAGTCCGCTTCAGCAATTGCAATCAGCTAGCTTTCTTACCGGGTCCAGATTTTCTCATCAAGATTCGATGGAATCG ACAATGCCATTTATGAATCAAGTATCTGATCCATTTAGCAATCATATTTCGCAACTTAGCAGTTCAGCTTCTAAACTTAGCGGATTCAATAGTAGCTTATTTGATTTTACAAATCAAGGAATGTCTCCATCTCGTACGCAACCTCTCCCAGCATCTCCATTGGTAAATGCATTTTCCATTAGTCCGAGTAATACAGGATCTTTGTCTGAG GTGCAAAGGCTCAGAGAAGAGCTGACGTCGAGCCGCGCCCAGTTAGCGACCTGGGACGATCGAATTAATCAGGCAAGAGCAGCTTGCGCCGCGTGGCAATTAGAAACCGAAGAAGCTACAAGCAGAGCAAGAATTGCCGAACAGCAAAGGGATGAG GCCTTACTGAAAGTGAAAGCATTGACGGCCGAAAACGAGGCGTCTAGCGGTGGCCCGTATCTTCACGCTTTGAGAAGAATAAGTGAGCTCAGATCGTTATCGATAGCTgcattaaaaacaattcaatCGCAGCTACGCTCGGATCTCgaagaagtggaaaag GTGCTGTACAGAGAAACGGCAACAAAGTGCATGGTTTGTGAGGAACAAAATCGCACTGTTACCCTCTCACCCTGTAACCACTACGTGGTCTGCTCAACGTGCGCTCCAAATCAACGTGAGTGCCCGTACTGCCAGACTCCGGTTGTCTCCACAAGTTAG
- the Unk gene encoding RING finger protein unk isoform X7, whose protein sequence is MKSDSKPLLTAQAEKANHYTYLKEFRVEQCPLFIQRKCTQHRPFTCFNWHFMNQRRRRPVRKRDRTFNYSADNYCTKYDETTGICPDGDECPFLHRTAGDTERRYHLRYYKTCMCVHDTDARGFCVKNGPHCAFAHGNHDLRPPVYDIKEIQALENPDSDPNSSSNGPNILDKERNLMNEDPKWQDTNYVLSNYKTEPCKRPPRLCRQGYACPQYHNSKDKRRSPRKYKYRHFRSTPCPNVKHGEEWGEPGNCEQGDACTYCHTRTEQQFHPEIYKSTKCNDVQQAGYCPRGVFCAFAHVDQEMSLARDMAVPIDCGTNLADILSNALPPDKRSHEKDKPLSDSSNGSGEVSESASTSSVGSNSSHNKAPGAQLHNSNSNTTVNTSNQQKLTSILYNAGSLLQVGEIRKQMVAIDSDPLLTKAEKAQQKQSLYIAYSLNGTLGSHSLATTVSPLSSSFYPNDTVESVVGNALDELHLDDPLNLVESIHRDTNSPISNSISAGLASSGLLGSSAPVNIPGMAERSVLSNFSPSTSSPLQQLQSASFLTGSRFSHQDSMESTMPFMNQVSDPFSNHISQLSSSASKLSGFNSSLFDFTNQGMSPSRTQPLPASPLVNAFSISPSNTGSLSEVQRLREELTSSRAQLATWDDRINQARAACAAWQLETEEATSRARIAEQQRDEALLKVKALTAENEASSGGPYLHALRRISELRSLSIAALKTIQSQLRSDLEEVEKVLYRETATKCMVCEEQNRTVTLSPCNHYVVCSTCAPNQRECPYCQTPVVSTS, encoded by the exons ATGAAGTCCGACTCTAAACCTTTGTTGACAGCTCAGGCGGAAAAGGCGAATCATTACAC ATACTTGAAGGAATTTCGCGTCGAACAATGTCCCCTCTTTATACAGCGCAAATGCACACAGCACCGACCCTTCACGTGCTTCAACTGGCACTTTATGAACCAGCGGAGGCGCAGACCGGTGAGAAAGAGGGACCGCACCTTCAACTATAGCGCCGATAATTATTGCACCAAGTACGACGAGACCACCGGCATATGTCCAGATGGAGACGA GTGTCCATTCCTTCATCGCACTGCCGGAGACACAGAAAGACGTTACCACCTACGTTATTACAAAACATGCATGTGCGTCCATGATACGGATGCACGTGGATTCTGTGTTAAGAATGGACCTCACTGTGCCTTCGCGCATGGCAATCATGACCTTCGACCACCGGTCTACGACATCAAAGAAATACAGGCGCTGGAGAACCCCGATTCGGATCCGAACTCGTCGTCGAATGGGCCGAACATACTCGACAAAGAGAGGAATCTAATGAACGAAGATCCAAAGTGGCAGGACACGAATTATGTACTCAGTAATTATAAGACGGAGCCCTGTAAACGTCCACCTAGACTTTGCCGCCAGGGCTATGCTTGTCCGCAGTATCACAATAGCAAAGACAAGAGGCGCAGTCCACGTAAATACAAATACCG TCATTTTAGATCAACGCCATGCCCCAATGTGAAACACGGAGAGGAATGGGGTGAGCCGGGTAATTGCGAGCAAGGAGATGCTTGTACATATTGCCACACACGTACCGAGCAGCAATTCCACCCTGAAATATATAAATCGACAAAGTGCAACGACGTGCAGCAGGCTGGTTATTGTCCACGCGGAGTCTTCTGTGCCTTCGCACATGTTGATC AAGAAATGAGCCTGGCGAGGGACATGGCGGTACCCATAGATTGTGGCACCAATCTGGCAGATATTCTCAGCAATGCGCTTCCACCTGACAAGCGCAGTCATGAAAAGGACAAACCACTTAGTGATAGCAGT AATGGAAGTGGTGAAGTATCAGAGTCGGCGAGTACCAGCAGCGTTGGTAGCAACAGTTCACACAATAAAGCTCCCGGTGCTCAGCTTCATAACTCCAATTCCAATACCACTGTAAATACTTCCAATCAGCAGAAATTAACAAGCATACTTTACAATGCCGGTTCCCTCCTGCAGGTT GGTGAAATACGAAAGCAAATGGTTGCTATAGATAGTGATCCTCTATTAACAAAAGCTGAGAAGGCTCAACAGAAGCAAAGTCTATATATCGCTTATAGTTTGAATGGAACGCTGGGTAGCCATTCTCTAGCAACCACCGTTTCGCCGCTTTCGAGCTCATTTTATCCGAATGACACCGTGGAATCTGTAGTAG GAAATGCATTAGACGAGTTACATCTAGACGATCCTTTAAATTTAGTAGAATCAATTCATAGGGATACTAATTCACCAATTAGCAATTCGATATCAGCAGGCCTAGCGAGCTCTGGATTATTGGGAAGCTCGGCTCCAGTTAATATCCCCGGAATGGCTGAACGTTCTGTTCTATCTAATTTCTCACCATCTACATCCAGTCCGCTTCAGCAATTGCAATCAGCTAGCTTTCTTACCGGGTCCAGATTTTCTCATCAAGATTCGATGGAATCG ACAATGCCATTTATGAATCAAGTATCTGATCCATTTAGCAATCATATTTCGCAACTTAGCAGTTCAGCTTCTAAACTTAGCGGATTCAATAGTAGCTTATTTGATTTTACAAATCAAGGAATGTCTCCATCTCGTACGCAACCTCTCCCAGCATCTCCATTGGTAAATGCATTTTCCATTAGTCCGAGTAATACAGGATCTTTGTCTGAG GTGCAAAGGCTCAGAGAAGAGCTGACGTCGAGCCGCGCCCAGTTAGCGACCTGGGACGATCGAATTAATCAGGCAAGAGCAGCTTGCGCCGCGTGGCAATTAGAAACCGAAGAAGCTACAAGCAGAGCAAGAATTGCCGAACAGCAAAGGGATGAG GCCTTACTGAAAGTGAAAGCATTGACGGCCGAAAACGAGGCGTCTAGCGGTGGCCCGTATCTTCACGCTTTGAGAAGAATAAGTGAGCTCAGATCGTTATCGATAGCTgcattaaaaacaattcaatCGCAGCTACGCTCGGATCTCgaagaagtggaaaag GTGCTGTACAGAGAAACGGCAACAAAGTGCATGGTTTGTGAGGAACAAAATCGCACTGTTACCCTCTCACCCTGTAACCACTACGTGGTCTGCTCAACGTGCGCTCCAAATCAACGTGAGTGCCCGTACTGCCAGACTCCGGTTGTCTCCACAAGTTAG
- the Unk gene encoding RING finger protein unk isoform X6: protein MKSDSKPLLTAQAEKANHYTYLKEFRVEQCPLFIQRKCTQHRPFTCFNWHFMNQRRRRPVRKRDRTFNYSADNYCTKYDETTGICPDGDECPFLHRTAGDTERRYHLRYYKTCMCVHDTDARGFCVKNGPHCAFAHGNHDLRPPVYDIKEIQALENPDSDPNSSSNGPNILDKERNLMNEDPKWQDTNYVLSNYKTEPCKRPPRLCRQGYACPQYHNSKDKRRSPRKYKYRHFRSTPCPNVKHGEEWGEPGNCEQGDACTYCHTRTEQQFHPEIYKSTKCNDVQQAGYCPRGVFCAFAHVDLLPTEEMSLARDMAVPIDCGTNLADILSNALPPDKRSHEKDKPLSDSSNGSGEVSESASTSSVGSNSSHNKAPGAQLHNSNSNTTVNTSNQQKLTSILYNAGSLLQVGEIRKQMVAIDSDPLLTKAEKAQQKQSLYIAYSLNGTLGSHSLATTVSPLSSSFYPNDTVESVVGNALDELHLDDPLNLVESIHRDTNSPISNSISAGLASSGLLGSSAPVNIPGMAERSVLSNFSPSTSSPLQQLQSASFLTGSRFSHQDSMESTMPFMNQVSDPFSNHISQLSSSASKLSGFNSSLFDFTNQGMSPSRTQPLPASPLVNAFSISPSNTGSLSEVQRLREELTSSRAQLATWDDRINQARAACAAWQLETEEATSRARIAEQQRDEALLKVKALTAENEASSGGPYLHALRRISELRSLSIAALKTIQSQLRSDLEEVEKVLYRETATKCMVCEEQNRTVTLSPCNHYVVCSTCAPNQRECPYCQTPVVSTS from the exons ATGAAGTCCGACTCTAAACCTTTGTTGACAGCTCAGGCGGAAAAGGCGAATCATTACAC ATACTTGAAGGAATTTCGCGTCGAACAATGTCCCCTCTTTATACAGCGCAAATGCACACAGCACCGACCCTTCACGTGCTTCAACTGGCACTTTATGAACCAGCGGAGGCGCAGACCGGTGAGAAAGAGGGACCGCACCTTCAACTATAGCGCCGATAATTATTGCACCAAGTACGACGAGACCACCGGCATATGTCCAGATGGAGACGA GTGTCCATTCCTTCATCGCACTGCCGGAGACACAGAAAGACGTTACCACCTACGTTATTACAAAACATGCATGTGCGTCCATGATACGGATGCACGTGGATTCTGTGTTAAGAATGGACCTCACTGTGCCTTCGCGCATGGCAATCATGACCTTCGACCACCGGTCTACGACATCAAAGAAATACAGGCGCTGGAGAACCCCGATTCGGATCCGAACTCGTCGTCGAATGGGCCGAACATACTCGACAAAGAGAGGAATCTAATGAACGAAGATCCAAAGTGGCAGGACACGAATTATGTACTCAGTAATTATAAGACGGAGCCCTGTAAACGTCCACCTAGACTTTGCCGCCAGGGCTATGCTTGTCCGCAGTATCACAATAGCAAAGACAAGAGGCGCAGTCCACGTAAATACAAATACCG TCATTTTAGATCAACGCCATGCCCCAATGTGAAACACGGAGAGGAATGGGGTGAGCCGGGTAATTGCGAGCAAGGAGATGCTTGTACATATTGCCACACACGTACCGAGCAGCAATTCCACCCTGAAATATATAAATCGACAAAGTGCAACGACGTGCAGCAGGCTGGTTATTGTCCACGCGGAGTCTTCTGTGCCTTCGCACATGTTGATC TGTTGCCAACAGAAGAAATGAGCCTGGCGAGGGACATGGCGGTACCCATAGATTGTGGCACCAATCTGGCAGATATTCTCAGCAATGCGCTTCCACCTGACAAGCGCAGTCATGAAAAGGACAAACCACTTAGTGATAGCAGT AATGGAAGTGGTGAAGTATCAGAGTCGGCGAGTACCAGCAGCGTTGGTAGCAACAGTTCACACAATAAAGCTCCCGGTGCTCAGCTTCATAACTCCAATTCCAATACCACTGTAAATACTTCCAATCAGCAGAAATTAACAAGCATACTTTACAATGCCGGTTCCCTCCTGCAGGTT GGTGAAATACGAAAGCAAATGGTTGCTATAGATAGTGATCCTCTATTAACAAAAGCTGAGAAGGCTCAACAGAAGCAAAGTCTATATATCGCTTATAGTTTGAATGGAACGCTGGGTAGCCATTCTCTAGCAACCACCGTTTCGCCGCTTTCGAGCTCATTTTATCCGAATGACACCGTGGAATCTGTAGTAG GAAATGCATTAGACGAGTTACATCTAGACGATCCTTTAAATTTAGTAGAATCAATTCATAGGGATACTAATTCACCAATTAGCAATTCGATATCAGCAGGCCTAGCGAGCTCTGGATTATTGGGAAGCTCGGCTCCAGTTAATATCCCCGGAATGGCTGAACGTTCTGTTCTATCTAATTTCTCACCATCTACATCCAGTCCGCTTCAGCAATTGCAATCAGCTAGCTTTCTTACCGGGTCCAGATTTTCTCATCAAGATTCGATGGAATCG ACAATGCCATTTATGAATCAAGTATCTGATCCATTTAGCAATCATATTTCGCAACTTAGCAGTTCAGCTTCTAAACTTAGCGGATTCAATAGTAGCTTATTTGATTTTACAAATCAAGGAATGTCTCCATCTCGTACGCAACCTCTCCCAGCATCTCCATTGGTAAATGCATTTTCCATTAGTCCGAGTAATACAGGATCTTTGTCTGAG GTGCAAAGGCTCAGAGAAGAGCTGACGTCGAGCCGCGCCCAGTTAGCGACCTGGGACGATCGAATTAATCAGGCAAGAGCAGCTTGCGCCGCGTGGCAATTAGAAACCGAAGAAGCTACAAGCAGAGCAAGAATTGCCGAACAGCAAAGGGATGAG GCCTTACTGAAAGTGAAAGCATTGACGGCCGAAAACGAGGCGTCTAGCGGTGGCCCGTATCTTCACGCTTTGAGAAGAATAAGTGAGCTCAGATCGTTATCGATAGCTgcattaaaaacaattcaatCGCAGCTACGCTCGGATCTCgaagaagtggaaaag GTGCTGTACAGAGAAACGGCAACAAAGTGCATGGTTTGTGAGGAACAAAATCGCACTGTTACCCTCTCACCCTGTAACCACTACGTGGTCTGCTCAACGTGCGCTCCAAATCAACGTGAGTGCCCGTACTGCCAGACTCCGGTTGTCTCCACAAGTTAG